The following nucleotide sequence is from Devosia salina.
GCCAGGCGCTGCACCCGACCCGCCGCCGCCGGCCGCCTGAGCGATGCTCACCCCGGTCAGCACATAGCCGCCATTGGTCACCAGTCCGATGGTCTTGAGCACCAGGAGCGCGGCGACCGCCAGGATGACGACCGGAAGCAGGCGGATATTGGTCACGCGGCCGCTCCGCGGCTACGCACGCGCTCGGACAATTGCTGCAGCGCGTTCTGCACCTTGTTCGGCGGTTCGACCGGTTCGATGGCCTGGCTGTGGCGAGCGACGCTGGTGATCTTGGCAATGCGCTCCATCAGCACCGTACCGGCAGTCACATGGTTTGCCAGCTCGACACCGAAACGCTCGGCCTCTTCGAGGCGCGCAGTCAGCGACAGGTCGGCCTCGACCGCCGTCGACTTCAGCTCCTTGATCGCCTGGTTGGCCAGATTGGTGGCACTGACGAGGTCCGCCACCATCTGCCGCATCGCATCCTTGTCCTGGTGCAGGCGCTGGAGGCGCTGGTTCAGGATGACGCAATAGCCGATGGTCAGGGCCAGCAGGATTGCCACAGCGCCTTCCACAAATAGTCCAAGAGGCAGCCCGAACATCATCGTCCTTCCATCGTCTCGTCGATTGCCTCAAAGGCCGCCATGGTGACCTTGGGCGGGTTGAGCGGGCGCGTGACCCGCACGGAAACATGATTGCCGATATGGCCCATGATGGCCTCGGTCAGTTCGACATCGCCACACCGTAGCCGCACCGGATCGCTCGGGCTGCGCTCGAACATCAGCGTCTGGCCCGGCTTCATGTTGAGCAGGCGGGAGAGCGGCAATTGCTGCTCGTGCAGCACGGCCTCGATCTCGACATCGGCCTGGAAGATCTCGGTGGCCAGATGCCCTTCCCAGATCGGATCGCGACCGAACTTTTCACCCATGAACATCTGCAGCAGCTGTTCGCGGATCGGCTCGATCGTGGCATAGGGCAGGAGGATTTCGATCTTGCCGCCGCGATCATCCATTTCGATGCGCAGCTCGATCAAAATGGCAGCATTGCCCGGCCGCGAAATGGCGGCAAAGCGCGGATTGGTCTCCATGCGCTCGAGCTTGAAATTGATCTGGGTCACCGGCTCGAAGGCGCGATGCGTGTCCTCGAGGATGATCTCGATCATCTTGCGGGCCAGCGCCATCTCGATGGTCGTGTAGGGCCGCCCCTCGACGCGGATATTGCCGCCGATGCGGCGCCCGCCGAGCAGCACGTCGATCATCGAATAGATGAGGTTGGAATCGACCGTGAGCAGGCCGTAATTCTCCCATTCCTCGGCCTTGATCACCGAGAGAATGGCCGGCAGCGGGATGGAATTGAGATAGTCGCCGAAGCGGACCGAGGAGATCGAATCCATCGTCACTTCGACATTGTCGCTGGTGAAATTGCGCAGCGAGGTCGTCGCCAGCCGCACCAGGCGGTCGAAGACGATCTCCAGCATCGGCAGGCGTTCATAGCTGACCAGCGCCGAATTGATCAGCGCCTGCACGCCCGTCAGCTCGACATTGCTGCCTGCACTGGCATCGAAGCCGAGCAGGCTGTCGATTTCGTCCTGGTTGAGGACGCGATCGGCGCCGCCTTCCCCGTCGCCATCGCCACCTTCAAGCATGGCGGCCCATTCGGCGGCGGCAGCGGCAGCGCGCTCTTCCTCGCTCATGTCGCTTTCATCGACCACCGCGCCGGCGGCCGGATCGGCGGCCGTGCCGATATCGTCCAGCCCCCAGTCGTCGCTCAGCTTGTCCTGATCGCTCGGCCCCGCCATTACTGCACCAGGATTTCCTTGAAGAGCACGCTCTCCACATGGGCGGGATAGATGGCCAGGTTCACCCGGCGCAGCAGTTCTTCCTTGAGCCGGTAGATACCGGCCGACCCTTCGAGGTCGCTCTTGCGCAGTTCGCGCATATAGACCTGGAAGGCGTCGATGACCTTGGCCAGCCGCGGCTGGATTTCGGTCATCATGTGTTCATCAGCGACCTCCAGGGCGATGGTGAGCTTCATGAACGAGGGGCTGTCCTGCCCCTCCGAATTGAGGTTCACCATCATCGGCGGCAGGTTGAAGATAAAGGTATCATGGGCTTCCGCGCCCGCTTCGGCGCCGCCATGCCCGTCGGCAGCGGCCTCTCCGCCGCCCGAGGACGACAGGAAGAAGAACAGCCCCCCACCGGCCAGCAGCAGCACGATGGCGGCCGCCCCGATGATGATGAAGAGCTTGGGAATGCCCTTCTTGGCCGGCGCTTCCGTTCCCGCTTCTGCTTCCGCAGCCATGAATAGGCCCTACCAAACGCCTGCATTTCCGGTCGATTCCGGCTTGCTGTCCAGCTAAGGCGCAGTTGGTTAACGAATGGTTACGAAGTGCCCTGAACCGGCAGATTTTGCCGGGCAGCTTTTGCCGATTGCGACGGAAATGTCTGCCGCTGGTTAGCAGGCGCAATTTCTCAAGTCATTGATTTTATTAAAATTGTTGCCTTGGCACGGTTTCTGCAAAGTAAACGGGTGAGGCAACCGGCTTGGGGAAGCAGGCTGTCTCGGGGACCAAACCGGGGATTGTCATGATCGAGAACGCGCAACTCATCGGCCTCAGTCGGCAGATCGCGCTGCAGCGCCAGCTGGACGTGGTGGCCAACAATATCGCCAACCTCAACACCACTGGTTTCAAGGCAGAGCAGATCCTGTTCGAGGAATATGTGATGCCGGTCGCCCGCGACAATGACTTTCCCTCGCTCGACCAGCCCCTGTCCTATGTGCAGGACTGGGCCACCATGCATGACATGACCGGCGGCGCCATCGTGCAGACCGGCAACGAGCTCGACGTCGCCCTTAACGGCGACGGCTTCTTCGCCGTGCAGACCGCCGGCGGTGAACGCTGGACCCGGGCCGGCTCCTTCCAGCTCAACAATCAGGGCACGCTGGTCGACCAGTCCGGCAATCCGGTGCTGGGCACTGGCGGCCCGATCCAGTTCGGCCCCGATGAGGTCGGCATCACCATTGCCAGCGACGGCACGGTCTCATCCAGCGCCGGCGCGAAGGGCCAGCTCCGCATTGTCGAATTCGCCAATGCCCAGGACCTCAAGCGCGAGGGCCTCAACCTCTATTCCGGCGGCCAGCCGCAGGCCAACACCACCACCCGTGCCATGCAGGGCCACGTCGAGCGCTCCAACGTCTCGGGTGTGACCGAAATGGCCGAAATGATCCGCGTGCAGCGAGCCTACGAATCCGCTGCCTCCCTGGCCCAGAAGCAGGATGACATGCGCCGCAATGCCATCCAGCGCCTGGGCGACGCCAACGCCTGAACCTGAGGACCTTCCGCCATGAAAGCACTTTATATCGCATCGACCGGCATGGGCGCCCAGGAACGCAATGTCGAAGTCATTTCCAACAATATCGCGAACATGCGCACCACGGGCTACAAGCGCCAGCGTGCGGAGTTCCAGGACCTGCTCTACCAGCAGATCACCCGCGCCGGTTCGCAGACCTCGGACCAGGGCACGCTGGTGCCTGCCGGGCTCGAAATCGGCTCGGGCGTGCGCACCGTCTCCACGCCGCGCGTCATGAGCCAGGGCTCGGTGAACCTGACCGAGGGTGAGCTGGACGTCGCCATCCGCGGCGAAGGCTTCTTCATGATCCAGCTGCCCGGCGGCCGCACCGGCTACACTCGCGACGGCTCCTTCGAGCGCGACGCGGAGGGCACGCTGGTGACCTCGAGTGGTTATCCGGTCGATCCGGGCATCACCATTCCAGGCAATGCCCGCGGCGTATCCATCGCCCCCGACGGCACCGTCGAAGCCTTCATTGGCACCGACACCACCGCGACCCAGATTGGTCAGTTGCAGCTCGCCCGCTTCGTCAACAAGTCGGGCCTCGAATCCATGGGCGACAACCTCTTCCTCGAGACCGCTGCCAGCGGTCCGGCCCAGGTCAGCGTCCCCAATACCGACGGCGCCGGGGACCTGCTCCAGAACTATCTCGAAATGGCCAATGTGAACTCGGTGACCGAGATCGCCGATCTCATCGCCGCCCAGCGCGCCTACGAGATGAACGCCCGCGTCATCTCCGGCGCCGACCAGATGATGCAGGCCACCAGCCAGCTGAGCTGAGGAGACTGATGATGAAGACAATGCGCTCCCTCGTCCTGGCCCTGACGCTGTCCCTCTCGGCCACGACTGCCTTCGCTGCCCCGGTGCTCCGCGCCGATGTCACCGTCAACGACCCGGTCGTTACCGTCGGCGACATGTTCGAGGATGCCGGCGTGCTGGCCGAGCAGCCCCTGTTCCGCTCGCCAATGCCCGGCACCACCGGCAATGTCGACCTCGCCGCCATTCGTTCGGCCACCGCCCGCATCGGCCTGACCCGCTTCGAAGTCAACGGGCTGGCTCAGGTCCGCGTTTCCCGCGCCGCCGCCGTCGTCGATCACGACCTGCTGGCCGGGCTGATCGCCGAAGACCTGCGCAATCGCGGCATCCTGGGCGAAGGCATGAGCGCCAATACCCTGTTCGCCACGCCCGTCGATCCGATCAATGTAGCGGCCACCGGCGTGCCGGCCCGCCTCGACAATCTCCGTTACCTGCCCGGCAATGGCACCTTCTCCGCTCGCTTCCAGCTTGCCGGCATCGACCGGCCGCTCGACATCTCGGGCAGCATCGAGATCAGCATCGAGGCGCCGCACCTGCTGGCCGGCCTGCCCGCCGGCACCGTCCTGCGCCCCGAGCATATCGTCATGCGCCCCCTGCCCATCCAGCAGGCCGACGCCCAGGGCGTAGCCGGCCTCGACCAGCTGGTCGGCATGGCGCTGAACCGCCAGAGCCGCGACGGCATGCTGCTGCGC
It contains:
- a CDS encoding DUF6468 domain-containing protein encodes the protein MAILLALTIGYCVILNQRLQRLHQDKDAMRQMVADLVSATNLANQAIKELKSTAVEADLSLTARLEEAERFGVELANHVTAGTVLMERIAKITSVARHSQAIEPVEPPNKVQNALQQLSERVRSRGAAA
- the fliM gene encoding flagellar motor switch protein FliM, with the protein product MAGPSDQDKLSDDWGLDDIGTAADPAAGAVVDESDMSEEERAAAAAAEWAAMLEGGDGDGEGGADRVLNQDEIDSLLGFDASAGSNVELTGVQALINSALVSYERLPMLEIVFDRLVRLATTSLRNFTSDNVEVTMDSISSVRFGDYLNSIPLPAILSVIKAEEWENYGLLTVDSNLIYSMIDVLLGGRRIGGNIRVEGRPYTTIEMALARKMIEIILEDTHRAFEPVTQINFKLERMETNPRFAAISRPGNAAILIELRIEMDDRGGKIEILLPYATIEPIREQLLQMFMGEKFGRDPIWEGHLATEIFQADVEIEAVLHEQQLPLSRLLNMKPGQTLMFERSPSDPVRLRCGDVELTEAIMGHIGNHVSVRVTRPLNPPKVTMAAFEAIDETMEGR
- a CDS encoding flagellar basal body-associated FliL family protein; protein product: MAAEAEAGTEAPAKKGIPKLFIIIGAAAIVLLLAGGGLFFFLSSSGGGEAAADGHGGAEAGAEAHDTFIFNLPPMMVNLNSEGQDSPSFMKLTIALEVADEHMMTEIQPRLAKVIDAFQVYMRELRKSDLEGSAGIYRLKEELLRRVNLAIYPAHVESVLFKEILVQ
- the flgF gene encoding flagellar basal-body rod protein FlgF: MENAQLIGLSRQIALQRQLDVVANNIANLNTTGFKAEQILFEEYVMPVARDNDFPSLDQPLSYVQDWATMHDMTGGAIVQTGNELDVALNGDGFFAVQTAGGERWTRAGSFQLNNQGTLVDQSGNPVLGTGGPIQFGPDEVGITIASDGTVSSSAGAKGQLRIVEFANAQDLKREGLNLYSGGQPQANTTTRAMQGHVERSNVSGVTEMAEMIRVQRAYESAASLAQKQDDMRRNAIQRLGDANA
- the flgG gene encoding flagellar basal-body rod protein FlgG; translation: MKALYIASTGMGAQERNVEVISNNIANMRTTGYKRQRAEFQDLLYQQITRAGSQTSDQGTLVPAGLEIGSGVRTVSTPRVMSQGSVNLTEGELDVAIRGEGFFMIQLPGGRTGYTRDGSFERDAEGTLVTSSGYPVDPGITIPGNARGVSIAPDGTVEAFIGTDTTATQIGQLQLARFVNKSGLESMGDNLFLETAASGPAQVSVPNTDGAGDLLQNYLEMANVNSVTEIADLIAAQRAYEMNARVISGADQMMQATSQLS
- the flgA gene encoding flagellar basal body P-ring formation chaperone FlgA; this translates as MMKTMRSLVLALTLSLSATTAFAAPVLRADVTVNDPVVTVGDMFEDAGVLAEQPLFRSPMPGTTGNVDLAAIRSATARIGLTRFEVNGLAQVRVSRAAAVVDHDLLAGLIAEDLRNRGILGEGMSANTLFATPVDPINVAATGVPARLDNLRYLPGNGTFSARFQLAGIDRPLDISGSIEISIEAPHLLAGLPAGTVLRPEHIVMRPLPIQQADAQGVAGLDQLVGMALNRQSRDGMLLRASDVSVPLAVAKNDLVTIYYRQGPMTLTVKGQAVTGAAEGAPLQVLNLVSRRVISATVVAPGAVEVTAAPITLAGL